A window of the Isosphaera pallida ATCC 43644 genome harbors these coding sequences:
- a CDS encoding protein-tyrosine phosphatase family protein: MGPVANQTFSIVGGPLLAGREQARHPPARVDRPTNMIFLTDLDPGPHELGFVMARPFASLVSRRIHPVTNALFVGPYADDSRLADLRDAGITHLVNVGGSPGVAQIGSGPLDFRGVAWHPLADHGRLHEANLFAALEAVHEALIEPDARVYIHCVAGQMRGPTVTWLYLVACGVSPDQARRLVRAHHPNAQPGPPHMVDEGLLAAVRILGNARFLPHPRPEALDAFPDET, translated from the coding sequence ATGGGACCGGTTGCCAATCAGACCTTCTCGATCGTCGGCGGCCCGCTCCTCGCCGGACGGGAACAGGCCCGCCATCCACCCGCCCGGGTCGATCGGCCCACGAACATGATCTTCCTGACGGACCTCGATCCCGGACCGCATGAACTTGGGTTTGTCATGGCGCGACCCTTCGCCTCCTTGGTCTCTCGCCGCATTCACCCCGTCACCAACGCCCTGTTTGTCGGCCCCTACGCCGACGACTCGCGCCTGGCCGACTTGCGCGACGCGGGCATCACCCACCTCGTCAATGTCGGCGGATCTCCCGGGGTGGCCCAAATCGGCTCCGGCCCGCTCGACTTCCGCGGCGTCGCCTGGCACCCCCTGGCCGATCACGGTCGTCTTCACGAAGCCAACCTGTTCGCCGCCCTCGAAGCGGTCCATGAGGCCCTCATCGAACCGGACGCTCGGGTTTACATTCATTGCGTCGCCGGTCAAATGCGTGGACCGACCGTCACCTGGCTTTATCTTGTGGCGTGCGGCGTCTCACCCGACCAGGCCCGCCGTCTGGTTCGCGCCCATCATCCCAACGCCCAACCCGGGCCACCCCACATGGTGGATGAGGGACTCCTCGCCGCTGTCCGCATCCTGGGCAACGCCCGCTTTTTGCCTCACCCCCGGCCTGAAGCGCTGGACGCCTTCCCCGACGAAACGTAA
- a CDS encoding M14 family metallopeptidase, with protein MMTFRRWLIAVGVGMSLALPIGRAEAQELNPQPGSSPARIPDNAVYRAPKVELAFNRLYDEPELVEAMRRLVAAHPDLLTMESIGKSVEGRDLWCVTIANPKTGDPKTKPAFYVDANVHGNEVQTSEACLYLIWYLTENYDRLPQIRQLVDERVFYVLPTVNPDGRAWWFNGPNTTNSSRSGKAPQDDDRDGRIDEDTYQDLDGDGQIRQMRRRSPVGRYRAASDDPRRMELAPPGEFGEYELLGFEGLDNDGDGQINEDLPGGYDMNRNYPSDWRPETVQRGAGPFPLCWPETRAVAEFIKNRPHIAGVQSFHNAGGMILRGPGHPDRAPQYPAEDERMIRGIGEEGVRLLPFYRNLVIEKDLYTVHGGFITWTYENLGIVSFTNELWSSNELLGTAPGQAKPNDDLFAADRLLHGATFKDWTPFRHPTLGDIEIGGFVKESQRIPPPFLLEQGSHRNAAFVIFHADQMPRPEWLKVEATPLGGEVYQIDASVRNTRRIPTITAQAARHKLNLPDRLSLMGDAATILDGGELVNPDAGLTLGADSTAALDQDDLASGVRPEPRVVRFARGVPGLGAIHARWIVQAPAGSELRLRFESQKGGVLNRSLVLP; from the coding sequence ATGATGACGTTTCGCCGATGGTTGATTGCGGTCGGTGTGGGAATGTCGCTCGCTTTGCCGATCGGTCGAGCCGAGGCTCAGGAGCTCAATCCCCAACCAGGATCGTCCCCGGCGCGGATTCCCGACAACGCCGTGTACCGGGCTCCCAAGGTGGAGTTGGCGTTCAATCGGTTGTACGACGAGCCGGAGTTGGTCGAGGCGATGCGGCGGTTGGTCGCCGCCCACCCCGACCTGCTCACGATGGAGTCCATCGGCAAAAGCGTCGAGGGCCGCGACTTGTGGTGTGTCACCATCGCCAACCCTAAAACCGGTGACCCCAAAACCAAACCCGCCTTCTACGTGGACGCCAACGTGCATGGTAACGAAGTTCAAACCTCGGAAGCCTGTCTTTATCTCATCTGGTATTTGACCGAGAACTACGATCGCCTTCCCCAAATCCGTCAATTGGTGGATGAACGGGTCTTCTACGTTCTGCCGACAGTCAACCCCGACGGCCGGGCCTGGTGGTTCAACGGTCCCAACACCACCAACTCGTCGCGCTCAGGTAAAGCCCCCCAAGACGACGACCGGGATGGGCGAATCGATGAGGATACATATCAAGATCTTGATGGTGATGGTCAGATTCGGCAGATGCGGCGGCGCAGCCCGGTGGGCCGCTACCGCGCCGCGAGCGACGATCCCCGGCGGATGGAATTGGCTCCTCCCGGAGAGTTCGGCGAGTACGAGTTGCTCGGCTTTGAAGGATTGGACAACGACGGCGACGGCCAAATCAATGAAGACCTCCCTGGCGGTTACGACATGAACCGCAACTATCCCTCCGACTGGCGGCCCGAGACGGTACAGCGCGGGGCGGGACCCTTCCCGCTTTGCTGGCCCGAGACCCGCGCGGTGGCGGAGTTCATCAAGAACCGTCCACACATCGCCGGGGTCCAATCGTTCCACAACGCCGGCGGCATGATCCTGCGCGGTCCTGGCCACCCCGACCGCGCCCCCCAGTATCCCGCCGAGGACGAACGGATGATTCGGGGAATTGGCGAGGAAGGGGTCCGCTTGCTGCCGTTCTACCGCAACCTCGTCATCGAAAAAGACCTCTACACGGTCCACGGAGGCTTCATCACCTGGACTTACGAGAATCTTGGGATTGTTTCATTCACCAACGAGTTGTGGAGTTCCAACGAACTGCTTGGCACCGCCCCTGGCCAGGCCAAACCCAACGACGACCTCTTCGCCGCCGATCGTTTGCTCCACGGCGCGACCTTCAAGGACTGGACGCCGTTCCGTCATCCGACTCTGGGCGACATCGAAATCGGCGGCTTCGTCAAAGAGTCGCAACGGATTCCCCCGCCGTTCCTGCTGGAACAAGGCTCGCACCGCAACGCGGCCTTTGTGATTTTTCACGCCGATCAGATGCCCCGGCCCGAATGGCTCAAGGTCGAGGCCACCCCGCTGGGCGGCGAGGTCTATCAAATCGACGCCTCGGTGCGCAACACCCGACGCATCCCTACCATCACCGCCCAGGCCGCCCGCCACAAACTGAACCTACCTGACCGGTTGTCCCTCATGGGCGATGCCGCCACCATCCTCGACGGCGGGGAACTCGTCAATCCCGATGCTGGTTTGACCCTTGGAGCCGACTCCACCGCCGCGCTGGACCAAGACGACCTTGCCTCCGGCGTGCGTCCCGAACCACGGGTGGTTCGCTTCGCGCGTGGCGTGCCTGGTCTGGGAGCTATTCACGCGCGTTGGATCGTGCAAGCCCCGGCCGGTTCGGAACTCCGCCTCCGCTTCGAATCCCAAAAAGGAGGCGTCCTGAACCGTTCGTTGGTGCTACCCTAA
- a CDS encoding M14 family zinc carboxypeptidase: MFFWLGMGTIPTTAGNAAWVSAALNEPPPVFPEGYDDPETFGKTLRELAAVRSDCLQLTQVGTSLERRPIWLVTITQDVAALERPDPNLRANDARRPAKPGVLIAAGLEGDHLVGCQVALKLIERLSGDDEAALQIRERVVVYVLPQLNPDAAERLFGTPRRVVRANLRPLDRDRDGQFAEDGPEDLDGDGLILTMRRPLPAGTAVGRGRIPLEEDARGSRPADPAKAERGVFLELVEGIDNDGDGRLYEDPEDGVHLARNFPQDWSEFDPEAGWAPGSEPESLVMLRFVADHPELVAVWLFGLRDTLRDEPPTGAAGPLDGDRPLYADLTQLYRRLAGLDPKPKPSKDDQNQKESQSTPHDPTTSPADHSDQPVKRNAVAVVLAPPHPVEPNDKPSDPAVQPARLEEPRRDLAQPVQDENQPQDAANPTLNQPKAEPTLSRPAPVVGQGPIPPPPTDGHPLEWLEKQRGLVAFGSRLWSGPEPPGVDADDLKTNPTLNALRWNDQVMNGRAFKPFTPFEHPTLGSVEIGGWLPGVLLNPPADQIEAIAEVHWAMLCEVTRKPPRLAVTQLEVTHRGGPIHTVEATIANLGQWPTATARGLANRTAHPVLVRLELPQDIRVLVGRANESLERLEGSGGSKVLRWTLLVPPPVAVDQARLVVFHPQAGVVVRPLQRKHK, from the coding sequence GTGTTCTTCTGGCTTGGAATGGGAACCATTCCAACAACGGCGGGGAACGCCGCCTGGGTCTCGGCGGCCCTCAACGAGCCGCCCCCTGTGTTTCCCGAAGGGTACGATGACCCCGAAACGTTCGGGAAGACACTGCGCGAGCTCGCTGCTGTCCGTAGCGACTGCCTCCAACTGACCCAGGTGGGAACCAGTCTGGAGCGTCGCCCGATTTGGCTGGTGACCATCACGCAGGATGTTGCGGCGTTGGAGCGTCCCGACCCCAACCTGAGGGCGAATGACGCCCGTCGGCCCGCCAAGCCTGGCGTCTTAATCGCGGCAGGACTGGAAGGCGATCACCTGGTGGGCTGTCAAGTCGCCCTCAAACTGATCGAACGCCTCAGCGGCGACGACGAGGCGGCCCTCCAAATCCGCGAGCGGGTGGTGGTTTATGTTTTGCCCCAACTCAATCCCGACGCCGCTGAACGACTCTTTGGCACCCCGCGGCGCGTGGTGAGGGCCAACCTACGGCCTCTCGACCGCGACCGCGACGGCCAATTCGCCGAAGATGGCCCCGAGGATCTCGACGGCGATGGCTTGATCCTGACCATGAGGCGTCCTCTGCCCGCTGGAACCGCGGTGGGACGCGGCCGCATCCCGCTCGAAGAGGACGCCCGAGGCTCCCGACCCGCCGACCCCGCCAAGGCGGAACGAGGCGTGTTTCTGGAACTGGTCGAAGGGATCGACAACGACGGTGATGGACGACTCTATGAAGACCCCGAGGACGGCGTCCACCTGGCCCGCAACTTTCCCCAGGATTGGTCCGAGTTCGATCCCGAGGCCGGTTGGGCTCCTGGCAGCGAGCCGGAAAGCCTGGTGATGCTCCGATTCGTGGCCGATCATCCCGAACTCGTCGCGGTCTGGCTCTTCGGCCTCCGCGACACCCTCCGCGACGAACCACCCACCGGGGCCGCTGGACCGCTCGACGGCGATCGTCCCCTCTACGCCGACCTGACCCAACTCTATCGCCGCCTCGCTGGTCTCGACCCCAAACCCAAGCCCTCCAAGGATGATCAGAATCAGAAGGAGAGTCAAAGCACGCCCCACGATCCCACCACCTCCCCCGCCGACCATTCCGATCAGCCTGTCAAACGCAACGCCGTCGCGGTGGTGTTGGCTCCGCCCCATCCCGTCGAACCGAACGACAAGCCGAGCGATCCGGCCGTCCAACCTGCGCGGCTCGAAGAACCCCGACGCGACCTGGCCCAACCGGTTCAAGATGAAAATCAACCTCAAGACGCCGCGAATCCAACCCTCAACCAACCCAAGGCCGAACCAACCCTTTCCCGCCCCGCTCCGGTGGTGGGCCAAGGTCCAATCCCCCCGCCCCCAACCGACGGTCACCCTCTAGAATGGCTCGAAAAGCAACGCGGCCTGGTCGCCTTCGGATCACGACTTTGGAGCGGTCCCGAACCACCGGGAGTTGATGCCGACGACCTCAAGACGAACCCCACCCTCAACGCGCTGCGTTGGAACGATCAGGTCATGAACGGCCGCGCCTTCAAACCCTTCACCCCGTTTGAGCATCCGACCTTGGGTTCCGTGGAGATCGGCGGTTGGCTGCCAGGCGTGTTGCTCAATCCCCCTGCCGATCAGATCGAGGCGATCGCCGAGGTCCATTGGGCGATGCTCTGCGAAGTGACCCGCAAACCACCGCGTCTGGCGGTGACCCAGCTGGAGGTTACGCATCGCGGCGGACCCATCCACACCGTGGAAGCGACGATCGCCAACCTCGGCCAGTGGCCTACTGCCACCGCGCGGGGATTGGCCAACCGGACTGCTCATCCGGTCCTCGTTCGTCTCGAACTGCCCCAGGACATCCGAGTGCTGGTGGGCCGAGCCAACGAATCGCTCGAGCGGCTCGAAGGGTCGGGCGGCTCAAAAGTCCTGCGATGGACCCTCTTGGTCCCGCCGCCAGTCGCCGTCGATCAGGCCCGCTTGGTCGTCTTCCACCCCCAAGCCGGCGTGGTCGTTCGCCCGCTCCAGCGAAAACACAAGTAA
- the pabB gene encoding aminodeoxychorismate synthase component I produces MDRPILLETGGGPERFGVAGRWSILTAQPRAWFEITANAWRFVDPTGRVESGDDQARVALRHLIRWAGLDAATNSHVGPAATPTPLPPLSPPPFAGGLAGFIGYDFGALLERVPRRAPRRSDLPDVALGLYDTLVAIDHQRHTTTLWAFDLLGEGPRHLQHRLEAWKERLLDAHEALSPPPPHLDPVRPDRQPEEHCRAVARAIEYIHAGDIFQVNLAQRFHAAYQGDPLWLHERLMERAPAPFAAFVGLSEPNTRRGHGWHDRALVSASPEWFYTVTGDRIVTRPIKGTRPRHPNPDEDRAEAEALLNSPKDRAELTMIVDLERNDLGKVCIPGGVRVREPLTLESHAQVHHLVATVEGTLKPNADPATVLEAMFPGGSITGAPKIRAMQIIDELEPVRRGPYTGAIGWIGRGGSARFNIAIRTAIIERDQVSFQVGGGIVADSDPQAEYEETLHKARGLLDALTLPPPPVRGEPNGLQ; encoded by the coding sequence ATGGATCGACCCATCCTCCTGGAAACCGGCGGCGGCCCTGAACGTTTTGGCGTGGCGGGCCGTTGGTCGATCCTCACCGCCCAACCCCGCGCCTGGTTCGAGATCACGGCGAACGCCTGGCGCTTCGTCGATCCAACCGGCCGAGTCGAGTCAGGCGACGATCAGGCCCGCGTGGCGCTGCGGCACCTCATCCGATGGGCCGGACTCGATGCCGCAACCAATTCCCACGTTGGCCCCGCCGCGACGCCAACGCCTCTCCCCCCCCTCTCGCCTCCCCCCTTCGCCGGGGGTCTGGCCGGTTTCATCGGTTACGATTTCGGAGCTTTGTTGGAGCGCGTACCCCGGCGGGCTCCTCGTCGCAGCGATCTGCCCGATGTCGCCCTGGGACTTTACGACACACTGGTGGCGATCGATCACCAGCGACACACAACCACCCTTTGGGCCTTCGATCTGCTTGGGGAGGGACCGCGTCACCTCCAACATCGCCTGGAGGCCTGGAAGGAGCGGCTTCTCGACGCCCACGAGGCTCTCTCTCCGCCGCCGCCTCACCTCGACCCAGTTCGACCCGACCGCCAGCCCGAGGAACACTGTCGCGCAGTGGCACGCGCGATTGAGTATATCCACGCCGGCGACATTTTTCAGGTCAACCTGGCTCAACGCTTTCACGCGGCATACCAGGGCGACCCGCTCTGGCTGCATGAACGTCTGATGGAACGAGCGCCGGCCCCCTTCGCCGCCTTTGTCGGCCTGTCTGAACCCAACACGCGGCGAGGTCACGGTTGGCATGACCGGGCGCTGGTGTCGGCCAGCCCCGAATGGTTTTACACCGTGACTGGCGATCGGATCGTCACCCGTCCCATCAAGGGCACCCGACCCCGACACCCCAACCCCGACGAGGACCGCGCCGAGGCCGAAGCGCTGCTGAACTCCCCTAAAGACCGCGCTGAGCTCACTATGATCGTGGATCTGGAACGCAACGACCTTGGCAAGGTTTGCATCCCCGGCGGCGTGCGGGTTCGGGAACCACTCACCTTGGAAAGCCACGCTCAGGTTCACCACCTGGTGGCGACCGTCGAGGGCACCCTCAAACCCAACGCCGACCCCGCCACGGTCCTGGAGGCGATGTTCCCCGGCGGCTCAATCACCGGCGCGCCTAAAATCCGAGCCATGCAAATCATCGACGAACTGGAACCCGTGCGGCGCGGCCCCTACACCGGAGCCATCGGCTGGATTGGCCGCGGGGGATCCGCTCGTTTCAACATCGCCATCCGCACCGCGATCATCGAACGCGATCAGGTGAGCTTCCAAGTGGGCGGCGGCATCGTGGCCGACTCCGACCCCCAGGCCGAGTATGAGGAAACCTTACATAAAGCCCGCGGCCTGCTCGACGCGCTGACCCTCCCTCCCCCCCCCGTCCGTGGCGAACCCAACGGGTTGCAATGA